The nucleotide window ACAAATGGTAACAGTCTAATCATGGATTTTAGTTCTTCAACTCTATGCACGGTAGCAATTTGCCATAGTTTCGGCGAGTTTGTAAGGAGATGGACAGTATCATCTTGGGTTATAATGGCAGCCCTATCAAACCACCTTCAAAAGCACATACATTCAGCTTAATAACATAACTAATCTACCTTAATAAAGTATTTGACATATGTCCACTAATTACCTCAATTGATTAGTATGAACAAGCTGCCCGTCCTTAGAAATACCCGCATCAAGATCTTTGTTCTCATAAAGAAGTTTATCATCTACCGGTACCTCAACACCACGCTTCTTGATCGCAGCAACAATCACTTGAGCAACTCTCACAAACGGACTACCTTCGGGTTTTGCTTTCTGATAAAGCGGAGATCCAACTAGAAACGCTACAAACGCAACCACCATTGCGATGGTCGGAATACCAAGACCCCAACCCCAACTCACCCGATCTTGGATGTACACGACTAGCGTCAGTGCAGATAAACTTGCTAGCGATAATAAAAGGTAGTACCAGTTGAAGAAATTCCAGCTTGTTGCCTGCTTTTTCGGCTTTGAGATATCAAGTTGATCTGCGGCAAACGCAACAACAGAAGGCCGTGTGCCTCCTAACCCGATTGCAGTCAAAAAAAGAGAGACATAAAGCACTGATAATTGAGATTGTGATGCTTCTTTGCAGTTGACTTGAGTGGGACATTGTGGTGGATGGAATTGTGGCAAGAATGCTGATATGGTAATGATGATCATGCCCTATGTTAAACCAAACAAAggaatatattatatattataggtagaggatcctatacattaatccagaagtgtgagaagtgtattataacactatatataacactatataacaccatataaacaccgtataacactatgtaacaccatataacactatgtaacactatctAATGctatataacatatataacactatattttgtctgatagcatgtctatgatagatgtatagtgttatatattgttatatagtgttatatagtgttatatggtgttatatggtgttacatggtgttatacggtgtttatatggtgttatatagtgttatatatagtgttataatactcttctcacacttctggattaatgtacaggatcactacccatatattatatataaacttACAAACAACATACTGATGTTTATAAGTTGATGGTTAATAACTTAATATGGAGATCAATGAACCAACCAGTTCGTAAATGAGCAAGGCGACGACGATGGTCCAGTAGCGACCAGCAAAAGAGTCAGCAACTAGTGCACCGATAATAGGCGTAAAACTAGAAAGTCCAGTGAAGTTGGTCAGGGTATTGGATGCCTTCACTAGTGGTATGTTAAGTTGTACAGTTAAGTATGTTATCAGATTGGCGTGGAATCCGGTCGCAGCGAATCTGTCACATATCTCATTCGCTGCGAATTTATGGAAACGTTAATTACAAAATATGAAACCAAAATTACAAGAAAATATATAGAGCTTGTTGGATTTAGCCAAAGATAAAGATTGAGACGTTTTTGGTATATATATAATTAGTATTTTGTGGACTTATTCGTTTTATATGATCAATCATAAGTTTGTAAAACAAAATTAGGTTTTTAGGCTCAAAAATGATTCCtttaatatatttataactaGAAAAACCCCCACGCTACGCAGCGGGGCTTCGGTCACTATACCGTCCGATTGCACATATTCTGTAGGATTTCGGTCAGTATCGGTTATGATATATCTATTGAAAACCATAGAAAGAAATTTACATCGGATGGTACGTAGCgtgtaaagttttttttttttttggaaaatggtttctttaaaaaAGTTATTAAAGAACTAATGCTTTGTTATGGTTTATTAAACATTCATGGAATTTCCTCCAAAATGTATTTACTTAAATaatgttattaaaaaaaaagcATGTTTAAGTTTATAAAACATTGTTTGGAAATCCTACAAATTTATACTAAACGAAGGTTTGgcttatagaaaaaaaaaaaaaaaaaaaaaaagcccacAAAGCTCAAGTGGTTACAACCTGGTTTTCGGTTACTCACCAGAATATACCTGGGTTCGATTCTCGCAAATAAATTAGTTTTGCCATAAAAAAGACTGGAAAATCACTTAAAAAGATACTCGAATTCGTGTGCAAGTGTCTGGAATACAAGGCTCTTTCCATCTTAGCGTTTCTGTTCCCAAGTTAACTTAACGAGGGAAAAGAAAATAAAGTAAAAgtgagaaaggaaaaaaaaaaagatgtctTTCCCTCCGTTTCCTTCCAAATCGGAAGGATAAAAAAACTAAAGAATTTAACCTAGTTTTCCTTTCATTTCCCTTCTTTttcttccttaaatgaaactctggaacacgacatgttttattttccttcCGTAATTGAAACTATgaaacacaaaatatttttactttctttttgtttcttttcctttccttccattagtaaactctggaacacaTTGTAAATCGTTAAATATCCGCTTGAAAATGTATATAACAGAaccttgttaaaaaaaataataaaaaaataaaataaaggatGGTGGATATCTATTGATGGCACCACCCCAAAGGACCAATCCTAAACAACTACTAAACATGCCCTTTAAATTTGTACTAACACATTACTACCCTGAACTATAGGCTCAAAAGATGATTTCCTTACGCGACTACCCTGAAGTATATATTAAATACGTAAATAATCTAGTCTAATAAACCATCCtgcaaaaatatcaaaaaaaCCAGACCTTAtcccagtggcgaagcttgagatttccaataggggtcgaaaacgtatataaacccaaaaatttctatagaacctggggtcgaaaacgtatatacaaaaaaaaaaaaaaaattctatactaaagctacatacataacactactgagcgaaaagttcgaaAGGTCCCCCCTCTAACCTTCGCGCCTGCTTGATCCACAACAATATCTATGAAGTTGATgaaatatatataataacaaaattcATTAGAATTTGGAGGTTTgagcatgcatacatacataccaaGGATAAAGGGTAAGGTCTTCACCCCACCAAGCTTCTTTTGGTTTGACATCTCAATGGATTCATCATCTTTATTCAGTGGctccatcttcttcttcttcttcaagtttTTGGTTTGAgtgacagacagacagacagcaAAGGCGGATTTA belongs to Helianthus annuus cultivar XRQ/B chromosome 5, HanXRQr2.0-SUNRISE, whole genome shotgun sequence and includes:
- the LOC110939815 gene encoding protein NRT1/ PTR FAMILY 3.1 isoform X1 — encoded protein: MEPLNKDDESIEMSNQKKLGGVKTLPFILANEICDRFAATGFHANLITYLTVQLNIPLVKASNTLTNFTGLSSFTPIIGALVADSFAGRYWTIVVALLIYELGMIIITISAFLPQFHPPQCPTQVNCKEASQSQLSVLYVSLFLTAIGLGGTRPSVVAFAADQLDISKPKKQATSWNFFNWYYLLLSLASLSALTLVVYIQDRVSWGWGLGIPTIAMVVAFVAFLVGSPLYQKAKPEGSPFVRVAQVIVAAIKKRGVEVPVDDKLLYENKDLDAGISKDGQLVHTNQLRWFDRAAIITQDDTVHLLTNSPKLWQIATVHRVEELKSMIRLLPFVSTGILFVMAYSHQGSFTIMQARTMDRHITKTSSFEIPPASMAVFDVLALIITLALYDRLFVPFASRFTKNPAGITCLQRMGVGFAVNICATLVGSFVEIKRKHVARDHKLIDQPTQIIPISVYWLVPQYTLHGVAQAFYQVGKLEFLYDQSPESMKSTAMALYWIAIGLGQYAGTLMVTLVHKYSADKNGRNWLPDRNINKGRLEYYYMLVTGIQVVNLVYYYICAWFYTYKPLEEVAKSGEDGDLELVVDNNMVVDVINGHEGKEAKDT